A region from the Sulfitobacter sp. D7 genome encodes:
- the trmB gene encoding tRNA (guanine(46)-N(7))-methyltransferase TrmB, with product MSETERPRRNFYGRLKGKSLKKSQKTYIDEDLDALSPGAVDWENNPDRTPLDLDTLFDGRKVWLEIGFGGGEHLVHQAGQNPGVGIIGCEPYINGVAMLLGKIRRAGVDNLAIHPGDVRDMFDVLPEASIDRAFLLYPDPWPKTRHHRRRFVTPEHLQPLARVLKPGAIFRVATDIEDYVRQTLEQVPQHGFDWLAEGPEDWRAPWDDWISTRYEQKALREGRTPHYLTFRKR from the coding sequence ATGAGTGAAACAGAACGCCCCCGCCGCAACTTCTATGGCCGCCTCAAAGGCAAATCCCTGAAGAAGTCGCAAAAGACCTATATCGACGAGGATCTCGACGCATTGTCGCCGGGGGCCGTCGATTGGGAGAACAATCCCGACCGCACGCCGCTGGACCTCGACACGCTGTTTGACGGGCGCAAGGTCTGGCTGGAAATCGGCTTTGGCGGTGGTGAGCATCTGGTGCATCAGGCGGGGCAAAACCCCGGCGTGGGCATCATCGGCTGCGAGCCTTACATCAACGGTGTTGCGATGCTGCTGGGCAAAATCCGGCGGGCGGGCGTGGATAACCTTGCCATCCATCCCGGTGACGTGCGCGATATGTTCGATGTGCTGCCCGAAGCCTCCATCGACCGGGCTTTTTTGCTCTATCCCGACCCTTGGCCAAAAACCCGCCACCACCGCCGCCGCTTTGTCACGCCTGAGCATCTGCAGCCTCTGGCTCGCGTGTTGAAACCCGGTGCGATTTTCCGCGTGGCGACGGATATCGAAGACTACGTGCGCCAGACCCTTGAACAGGTGCCGCAGCACGGGTTTGACTGGCTGGCCGAAGGGCCGGAGGACTGGCGTGCGCCTTGGGATGATTGGATCTCGACCCGCTACGAGCAGAAGGCGCTGCGCGAAGGGCGCACCCCGCATTACCTGACCTTCCGCAAACGCTGA
- a CDS encoding (d)CMP kinase has product MTKNTSGGMTVAIDGPAAAGKGTVAKAVAAHFGFAHLDTGLLYRAVAAKTLTGMDAEEAAQTLAPVDLEDPSLRNPDVAQEASKVAVIPAVRAALVRFQRSFATRAGGAVLDGRDIGTVICPDAPVKLFITASPEVRAQRRFAELAGKGIEITYETVLEDVKQRDLRDMSRDQAPLKPADDAKQIDTTEMAIEDAVAAAVALIEAKQAERG; this is encoded by the coding sequence ATGACGAAGAACACCAGCGGCGGCATGACCGTCGCCATCGACGGCCCCGCAGCGGCGGGCAAAGGCACGGTCGCCAAGGCTGTCGCGGCGCATTTCGGCTTTGCGCATCTCGACACCGGGCTTTTGTACCGCGCGGTGGCCGCGAAAACCCTTACCGGGATGGACGCCGAAGAGGCCGCGCAAACCCTCGCCCCTGTCGATCTCGAAGACCCCAGCCTGCGCAACCCCGACGTGGCACAAGAGGCCAGCAAAGTGGCGGTGATCCCAGCGGTGCGGGCTGCCCTCGTGCGGTTCCAGCGCAGCTTTGCCACCCGCGCGGGCGGTGCCGTACTGGACGGGCGCGACATCGGCACGGTGATCTGCCCCGATGCGCCGGTAAAACTCTTTATCACCGCCAGCCCCGAAGTGCGCGCGCAGCGCCGCTTTGCAGAGCTTGCGGGCAAGGGGATTGAGATCACCTATGAAACCGTGTTGGAAGACGTCAAACAGCGCGACCTTCGCGACATGAGCCGCGACCAAGCGCCGCTGAAACCGGCCGACGATGCCAAGCAGATCGACACGACTGAGATGGCGATTGAAGATGCGGTGGCCGCTGCGGTCGCTCTCATTGAGGCCAAACAGGCCGAGCGGGGCTAA
- the aroA gene encoding 3-phosphoshikimate 1-carboxyvinyltransferase: MSSHGSPIPMSSRACGPLSGTAEVPGDKSISHRSLILGAMAVGETTITGLLEGQDVLDTAKAMQAFGAEVIDHGGGSYSVHGVGVGGFAEPENVIDCGNSGTGVRLLMGAMATSPISVTFTGDASLNSRPMARVTDPLALFGTQSVGRAGGRLPMTLVGAAEPVPVRYTVPVPSAQVKSAVLLAGLNAPGKTVVIEAEATRDHTERMLAGFGAEITVEDTDEGRIITLTGQPELKPQHIDVPRDPSSAAFPVCAALIVPGSDVLVPGIGLNPTRAGLFTTLREMGADLTYENERTEGGEPVADLRAKFSPNLHGIEVPPARAASMIDEYPVLSVVAACATGETVMRGVKELRVKESDRIEAMASGLRANGVEVEDGPDWWIVKGLGHGNIPGGATCQSHLDHRIAMSFLILGMVAQNPVQVDDGGPIATSFPIFEPLMASLGAQVERLPA, translated from the coding sequence ATGTCCAGTCACGGCAGCCCCATTCCCATGTCATCGCGCGCTTGCGGGCCGCTTAGCGGCACTGCCGAGGTGCCCGGTGATAAATCTATTTCCCACCGCAGCCTGATCCTCGGCGCCATGGCCGTGGGAGAGACCACGATCACCGGGCTGTTGGAGGGGCAAGACGTGCTCGACACCGCCAAAGCGATGCAGGCTTTCGGGGCCGAGGTGATCGACCACGGCGGCGGCTCTTACTCCGTCCATGGCGTCGGCGTCGGCGGCTTTGCCGAGCCCGAAAATGTCATCGACTGTGGCAACTCCGGCACCGGCGTGCGGCTTTTGATGGGAGCGATGGCGACCTCTCCGATCAGCGTGACATTCACCGGCGATGCCAGCCTCAACAGCCGCCCGATGGCCCGGGTGACCGATCCGCTGGCCCTGTTCGGCACGCAATCCGTGGGCCGCGCCGGGGGCCGCCTGCCGATGACATTGGTGGGCGCGGCTGAACCTGTGCCGGTGCGCTATACTGTCCCGGTCCCTTCCGCGCAGGTCAAATCCGCCGTGCTGCTGGCCGGGTTGAATGCCCCCGGCAAAACCGTCGTGATTGAGGCGGAAGCCACGCGCGACCATACCGAGCGGATGCTGGCAGGCTTTGGCGCCGAGATCACGGTTGAGGACACGGACGAGGGCCGCATCATCACCCTGACTGGCCAGCCCGAGTTGAAGCCGCAACATATCGACGTGCCGCGCGACCCCTCCTCCGCCGCCTTCCCCGTTTGCGCCGCACTGATCGTACCCGGATCGGATGTGTTAGTGCCGGGCATTGGGCTGAACCCCACGCGAGCGGGCCTGTTCACCACCCTGCGCGAGATGGGCGCGGACCTGACCTATGAAAACGAGCGCACCGAAGGCGGCGAGCCTGTCGCCGACCTGCGCGCGAAATTCTCCCCCAATCTTCATGGCATCGAAGTGCCGCCCGCGCGGGCGGCGAGCATGATCGACGAATACCCCGTGCTCTCGGTCGTGGCGGCCTGTGCAACCGGCGAAACGGTGATGCGCGGCGTCAAGGAACTGCGCGTCAAGGAAAGCGACCGGATTGAGGCCATGGCCAGCGGGCTGCGCGCGAATGGGGTTGAGGTCGAAGACGGGCCGGATTGGTGGATCGTCAAAGGGCTGGGCCACGGCAATATTCCCGGAGGCGCGACCTGCCAAAGCCATCTCGACCACCGCATCGCCATGTCGTTCCTGATCCTCGGCATGGTCGCGCAAAACCCGGTGCAGGTGGATGACGGCGGGCCCATTGCCACGTCTTTCCCGATTTTCGAACCGCTGATGGCGTCCTTGGGGGCGCAGGTCGAACGGCTGCCTGCGTGA